Proteins co-encoded in one Halorussus vallis genomic window:
- a CDS encoding NAD-dependent epimerase/dehydratase family protein: MNLSDKRVLITGGAGLVGSHLAERLAADNDVVVADDLSKGESERVTDEAELVVADMTDPDDVAEVVTEDLDVVFHFAAYTDTNYDDDRKLFEENGAMTYNVLERMDEVGVDNIAFTSSSTVYGEAPMPTPEDYAPLEPISIYGASKLADEGLVSTYAHSYGMQAWVYRFANIVGPNQRGNVVPDFIEKLLDDPEELTILGNGRQEKSYLHVEDCIDAMCHVVENADDDLNIYNLGTRTTTSVNAIADIVADEMDLDPDYAYTGGDRGWTGDVPKMRLSIEKLSALGWEPPTSSDRAVRRAARQLLEELRAERAEQ, encoded by the coding sequence ATGAACCTCTCCGACAAGCGGGTGCTGATCACCGGCGGTGCCGGATTGGTCGGCTCGCACCTCGCCGAGCGACTCGCCGCCGACAACGACGTGGTCGTCGCCGACGACCTCTCGAAGGGCGAATCCGAGCGGGTCACCGACGAGGCCGAACTGGTCGTGGCCGACATGACCGACCCCGACGACGTCGCCGAGGTCGTCACCGAGGACCTCGACGTCGTCTTTCACTTCGCGGCCTACACCGACACCAACTACGACGACGACCGGAAACTGTTCGAGGAGAACGGCGCGATGACCTACAACGTCCTCGAACGCATGGACGAGGTCGGCGTCGACAACATCGCGTTCACCTCCTCCTCGACCGTCTACGGCGAAGCGCCGATGCCCACCCCCGAGGACTACGCGCCGCTGGAGCCCATCAGCATCTACGGTGCGAGCAAACTCGCCGACGAGGGCCTCGTCTCGACGTACGCACACTCCTACGGGATGCAGGCGTGGGTCTACCGCTTCGCGAACATCGTCGGCCCGAACCAGCGCGGCAACGTCGTCCCCGACTTCATCGAGAAACTGCTCGACGACCCCGAGGAGCTGACCATCCTGGGCAACGGCCGCCAGGAGAAGTCCTACCTCCACGTCGAGGACTGCATCGACGCGATGTGCCACGTCGTCGAGAACGCCGACGACGACCTGAACATCTACAACCTCGGCACCCGGACGACCACTTCGGTCAACGCCATCGCCGACATCGTGGCCGACGAGATGGACCTCGACCCCGACTACGCCTACACCGGCGGCGACCGGGGCTGGACCGGCGACGTGCCGAAGATGCGGCTGTCCATCGAGAAGCTCTCGGCGCTCGGCTGGGAGCCGCCGACGTCCAGCGACCGTGCGGTCCGCCGGGCCGCACGGCAGTTACTCGAAGAACTTCGGGCCGAGCGCGCCGAGCAGTAG
- the purM gene encoding phosphoribosylformylglycinamidine cyclo-ligase, with amino-acid sequence MSDGDDEELTYADAGVDIKASEAATAALVGAVGDIDESEYAGLLDIGDRYLALATDGVGTKLLVAEALGDYSTVGIDCIAMNANDLVASGVEPVAFVDYLAVDEPSEEFSQQVGDGLAAGAEEAGVALVGGETAVMPDVIRGLDLAGACAGLAPKDAIFPGEAEVGDALVGFPSSGIHSNGLTLAREAATRNHDYDDPFPLDAGDAEARTVGEVLLEPTRLYTYLLDHLREREVRAAAHVTGGGWTNLSRMGAYRYKVTDPFDPQPVFEFVQSEGNVDDEEMHRTLNMGTGFVVALPEDEAESLAAETDGRVIGEVEEGDEVAIRGLELA; translated from the coding sequence ATGAGCGACGGAGACGACGAGGAACTCACCTACGCTGACGCGGGCGTGGACATCAAGGCCAGCGAGGCGGCGACCGCGGCGCTGGTCGGCGCGGTCGGCGACATCGACGAGAGCGAGTACGCGGGCCTGCTCGACATCGGCGACCGCTACTTGGCGCTGGCGACCGACGGCGTCGGTACGAAGCTCCTCGTGGCCGAGGCGCTGGGCGATTACTCGACGGTCGGCATCGACTGCATTGCCATGAACGCCAACGACCTCGTGGCCAGCGGGGTCGAACCGGTCGCGTTCGTCGACTACCTTGCGGTCGACGAACCCTCCGAGGAGTTCTCCCAGCAGGTCGGCGACGGCCTCGCGGCGGGGGCGGAGGAGGCGGGCGTCGCGCTGGTCGGCGGCGAGACGGCCGTGATGCCCGACGTCATCAGGGGCCTCGACCTTGCGGGCGCGTGCGCCGGACTCGCCCCGAAGGACGCCATCTTCCCCGGCGAGGCCGAGGTCGGCGACGCGCTCGTCGGCTTCCCCTCCAGCGGCATCCACTCGAACGGTCTGACGCTGGCCCGGGAAGCCGCGACGCGCAACCACGACTACGACGACCCGTTCCCGCTCGACGCGGGGGACGCCGAGGCGCGAACCGTCGGCGAGGTCCTGCTCGAACCGACCCGGCTCTACACCTACCTGCTCGACCACCTCCGGGAGCGCGAGGTCCGCGCCGCGGCCCACGTCACCGGCGGCGGATGGACGAACCTCTCGCGGATGGGCGCGTACCGGTACAAGGTCACCGACCCGTTCGACCCCCAACCGGTGTTCGAGTTCGTCCAGTCCGAAGGGAACGTCGACGACGAGGAGATGCACCGGACGTTAAACATGGGTACCGGGTTCGTGGTCGCGCTCCCCGAAGACGAGGCCGAGTCGCTGGCCGCCGAAACCGACGGTCGCGTCATCGGCGAGGTCGAGGAGGGCGACGAAGTGGCGATTCGAGGGCTGGAACTGGCCTGA
- a CDS encoding PRC-barrel domain containing protein, whose protein sequence is MDQPLTEDDEGKQVVTRDGETVGTVRKVDQGVLHVEPNADLSERVRERLDWGDRQSDDYTLQETEVEETTDREVRLAE, encoded by the coding sequence ATGGACCAGCCACTGACCGAGGACGACGAGGGCAAACAGGTAGTCACCCGGGACGGCGAGACGGTCGGCACGGTGCGGAAGGTCGACCAGGGCGTGCTCCACGTCGAACCGAACGCCGACCTCTCCGAGCGGGTCCGCGAGCGCCTCGACTGGGGCGACCGGCAGAGCGACGACTACACGCTCCAGGAGACCGAGGTCGAGGAGACGACCGACAGGGAAGTTCGACTGGCGGAGTAG
- a CDS encoding S8 family serine peptidase, which produces MHDRNDSVSRRSVLRTAGGSLAAVATTGLAAAKPDDTVEVNVGFASERGRAAALDAAADVVREFDSIDVLTLRTPKRAATALARNPNVRYIEANGTMRAQALPWGYDRIDADVAHAGGVTGDGVDVAILDTGIDGDNACLPNVGSGEAFVSCSGSSCGEAWDDDNDHGTNVAGLVGAGDSCDCTTGSPPGRRSTP; this is translated from the coding sequence ATGCACGACAGAAACGATAGCGTTTCGAGGCGCAGCGTACTCCGAACGGCAGGCGGTTCGCTCGCGGCGGTTGCCACCACGGGACTGGCGGCCGCGAAACCCGACGACACCGTCGAGGTCAACGTCGGCTTCGCGTCCGAGCGCGGCCGGGCGGCCGCGCTCGACGCCGCCGCAGACGTCGTCCGGGAGTTCGACTCCATCGACGTGCTGACACTCCGGACGCCCAAGCGGGCGGCGACGGCCCTGGCGAGGAACCCCAACGTCCGGTACATCGAGGCTAACGGGACGATGCGAGCGCAGGCGCTCCCGTGGGGGTACGACCGAATCGACGCCGACGTGGCCCACGCCGGCGGCGTGACCGGCGATGGGGTCGACGTGGCGATTCTGGACACCGGCATCGACGGCGACAACGCCTGCCTGCCGAACGTCGGGTCGGGCGAGGCGTTCGTCTCCTGTTCGGGGTCGTCCTGCGGAGAAGCCTGGGACGACGACAACGACCACGGGACCAACGTCGCGGGACTCGTCGGCGCCGGCGATTCCTGCGACTGCACGACCGGCTCGCCCCCGGGGCGACGCTCCACGCCGTGA
- a CDS encoding S8 family serine peptidase yields the protein MKVLDDRGLGSFSDIAAGVEYVADRGWDVANLSLGGSSSSQALKDAVAYAADRGVVLAGAAGGSGPCSDGCVGYLAAYPEVVAVSATNRNDELASFSSRGPEVELAAPGVDLRTTDAGGGCVTLSGTSMATAYVSGVAALVVSRGYAGADARARMRDTAEDLGLPADEQGYGLVDAAAAVGLDSSDD from the coding sequence GTGAAGGTGCTGGACGACCGGGGTTTGGGGTCGTTCTCGGACATCGCGGCCGGCGTCGAATACGTCGCCGACCGTGGCTGGGACGTGGCGAACCTGAGTCTCGGCGGCAGTTCGAGTTCTCAGGCGCTGAAGGACGCGGTCGCGTACGCCGCCGACCGGGGCGTGGTGCTCGCGGGAGCGGCGGGCGGAAGCGGCCCCTGTTCGGACGGGTGCGTCGGCTACCTGGCGGCCTACCCCGAAGTCGTCGCGGTGAGCGCGACGAATCGGAACGACGAACTCGCGTCGTTCTCCAGTCGCGGCCCGGAGGTAGAACTCGCCGCGCCCGGCGTCGACCTCCGGACGACCGACGCCGGCGGTGGCTGTGTCACCCTCTCGGGGACTTCGATGGCGACCGCGTACGTCTCGGGCGTCGCCGCGCTCGTCGTTAGCCGGGGATACGCCGGTGCAGACGCGCGGGCCCGGATGCGGGACACCGCCGAGGACCTCGGACTCCCGGCCGACGAGCAGGGATACGGACTGGTCGACGCCGCCGCGGCCGTCGGCCTCGACTCCTCGGACGACTAG
- a CDS encoding DUF2797 domain-containing protein — protein sequence MQVVGYETGAGGAEPPSLLVADAEAVRREELSPGAQLSYSLGERRCAGAFDGTTHYDCENAAAPYCEEHSGTWICARCTGTCLKDEMDCYEEHAIYLAAFAPDTFKVGVTREWRLDTRLREQGADRAAHLRTVSNGRIAREIESQIAREYTDRVRVPSKIESLHREVDESAWDAALAEFDPEETFEFDYGFELDVAPVAETMATGEVVGTQGRVLVLERAGTNYAVDMRDLVGYELRDGESGRELQSSLGAF from the coding sequence GTGCAAGTCGTTGGCTACGAGACGGGCGCAGGCGGGGCGGAGCCTCCGAGCCTGCTGGTCGCCGACGCCGAAGCGGTGCGACGGGAGGAACTATCGCCGGGAGCGCAACTGTCGTACTCGCTGGGCGAGCGTCGCTGCGCGGGGGCCTTCGACGGAACGACCCACTACGACTGTGAGAACGCCGCCGCGCCGTACTGCGAGGAGCACTCGGGCACGTGGATTTGTGCGCGCTGCACCGGCACCTGCCTCAAGGACGAGATGGACTGTTACGAGGAGCACGCCATCTACCTCGCCGCCTTCGCGCCGGACACGTTCAAAGTCGGAGTCACCCGCGAGTGGCGCCTCGACACCCGCCTGCGCGAGCAGGGTGCCGACCGGGCGGCCCACCTCCGGACGGTTTCGAACGGCCGAATCGCGCGCGAAATCGAATCGCAGATAGCACGGGAGTACACCGACCGCGTCCGGGTCCCGAGCAAAATCGAGAGTCTCCACCGCGAGGTCGACGAGTCGGCGTGGGACGCGGCGCTCGCGGAGTTCGACCCCGAGGAGACGTTCGAGTTCGACTACGGCTTCGAGTTGGACGTCGCGCCGGTGGCCGAGACGATGGCGACCGGCGAAGTGGTCGGCACTCAGGGCCGCGTGCTGGTGCTCGAACGCGCCGGGACGAACTACGCCGTGGACATGCGCGACCTGGTCGGGTACGAACTTCGAGACGGCGAGAGCGGCCGGGAACTGCAGTCCAGTCTCGGTGCTTTCTAG
- a CDS encoding DUF2110 family protein — protein MVVLATKVYVSGEAEDRALDALDSLVANELEGLDVEYTVGSRHDDFAVVTVEGEDEVVARNVLREEFGEVTDQFQPGETYVGTLESWDEEGITLDAGEEVRIPASELGLGQGTPIQIVERFGLVQHMPMKFVYGGEDEDTGEDLPHRLADAERDRLYDWTRGAGRVNVNSATRGEVRATVNRAGHARDIVTVERLGLLEQSIVCRDETDPPGLLAAIGNYLPAELRCVIP, from the coding sequence ATGGTCGTACTCGCGACGAAAGTGTACGTCAGCGGCGAGGCCGAAGACCGGGCGCTCGACGCGCTCGACTCGCTCGTCGCCAACGAACTCGAAGGGCTCGACGTGGAGTACACGGTCGGGTCGCGCCACGACGACTTCGCGGTCGTCACCGTCGAGGGCGAGGACGAAGTGGTCGCCCGGAACGTCCTCCGCGAGGAGTTCGGCGAGGTGACCGACCAGTTCCAACCGGGCGAAACCTACGTCGGCACGCTCGAATCGTGGGACGAGGAGGGAATCACCCTCGACGCCGGCGAGGAAGTCCGAATTCCCGCGAGCGAACTCGGCCTCGGGCAGGGCACCCCGATACAGATCGTCGAGCGGTTCGGCCTCGTCCAGCACATGCCGATGAAGTTCGTCTACGGAGGGGAAGACGAGGACACGGGCGAAGACCTCCCCCACCGCCTCGCCGACGCGGAGCGCGACCGCCTCTACGACTGGACCCGCGGCGCGGGCCGCGTCAACGTCAACAGCGCGACGCGCGGCGAGGTCCGGGCGACGGTCAACCGCGCGGGCCACGCCCGCGACATCGTGACGGTCGAACGCCTCGGACTGCTCGAACAGAGCATCGTCTGCCGCGACGAAACTGACCCGCCGGGACTGCTCGCGGCCATCGGGAACTACCTCCCGGCGGAGCTTCGTTGCGTCATTCCATGA
- a CDS encoding S8 family serine peptidase, whose translation MLDNDNGVSRRNVLKLAGASVATAAAGGLAAAKPDDTVEVNVGFKSSRGRSLAKSKATATVREFNSIDVLTLRLPKKAATALAKNPNIRYVEENGTMHALAETEPWGIERVDADVAHRNGETGDGAHIAIIDTGIDDDHPDLQANLGEGKSFVACSTKGGCRYGAKPADNTCNYSWTDDNDHGTHCAGIADAVDNAQGVVGVSTQATLHAVKVLDKCGSGSFSDVAAGIEYVADQGWDVGSLSLGASSGSQAVKDAGEYAQSKGVFLVAAAGNSGPCSDCVGYPAAYPEFMAVSSTNSSDGLSSFSSTGPEVEIAAPGTDIYSTVASNGGYDTFSGTSMATPHVAGAAGQLMANGQSNSQVRQTLKDSAENIGLSSNESGAGLLDVAAALGLDSSDN comes from the coding sequence ATGTTAGATAATGACAATGGTGTTTCGAGGCGTAACGTACTCAAACTGGCCGGCGCATCCGTCGCGACCGCCGCGGCCGGCGGTCTGGCGGCCGCGAAACCCGACGACACCGTCGAGGTCAACGTCGGCTTCAAATCCAGCCGCGGCCGGTCCCTCGCCAAGAGCAAGGCTACGGCGACGGTTCGAGAGTTCAACTCCATCGACGTGCTGACGCTCCGCCTGCCGAAGAAGGCGGCAACCGCACTGGCGAAGAACCCGAATATCCGGTACGTCGAGGAGAACGGCACGATGCACGCGCTCGCCGAAACCGAACCCTGGGGCATCGAGCGCGTCGACGCCGACGTGGCCCACCGGAACGGCGAGACGGGCGACGGCGCTCACATCGCCATCATCGACACCGGCATCGACGACGACCATCCCGACCTGCAAGCTAACCTCGGCGAGGGCAAGTCGTTCGTGGCGTGTTCGACGAAAGGCGGCTGTCGGTACGGCGCGAAGCCGGCCGACAACACCTGTAACTACTCGTGGACCGACGACAACGACCACGGCACCCACTGCGCGGGCATCGCCGACGCGGTCGACAACGCCCAGGGCGTCGTGGGCGTCTCGACGCAGGCGACCCTCCACGCCGTCAAGGTGCTCGACAAGTGCGGTAGCGGGTCGTTCTCCGACGTGGCCGCCGGCATCGAGTACGTGGCCGACCAGGGCTGGGACGTCGGTTCGCTCAGCCTCGGCGCCAGCAGCGGGAGCCAGGCCGTCAAGGACGCCGGCGAGTACGCCCAGAGTAAGGGCGTGTTCCTCGTCGCCGCGGCCGGCAACAGCGGGCCGTGCTCGGACTGCGTCGGCTACCCCGCCGCGTATCCCGAGTTCATGGCCGTGAGTTCGACCAACAGCTCGGACGGACTGTCGAGTTTCTCCTCGACCGGTCCCGAAGTCGAGATCGCAGCCCCCGGCACCGACATCTACTCGACCGTCGCTTCGAACGGCGGCTACGACACGTTCTCCGGCACGTCGATGGCGACTCCCCACGTCGCGGGCGCGGCCGGCCAGTTGATGGCCAACGGCCAGTCGAACTCGCAGGTCCGCCAGACGCTCAAGGACTCCGCCGAGAACATCGGCCTGTCGAGCAACGAGTCGGGCGCGGGCCTGCTCGACGTCGCCGCCGCGCTCGGTCTGGACTCCTCGGACAACTGA
- a CDS encoding S8 family peptidase, whose translation MATAAGSGLAAAKPDDTVEVNVGFKSSRGRSMAKSQATATVREFDSIDVLTIRLPKKAATALARNPNIRYVEENGTMEALAQTLPWGIDRVDAEIAHQNGETGSGADIAIVDTGIDDDHPDLQANLGEGRAFVACGSGGYFGNCAFSGNSNACNNDWSDDNDHGTHCAGIANAVNNGEGVVGVSTQATLHAVKVLDCAGSGSFSDIAAGVEYVANQGWDVASLSLGGDSGSQALHDAIKYADNNGVLVVAAAGNPGPCTDCVKYPAKYPETVAVSATTPSDSLASYSAQGPEVDIAAPGGASDNNDSTSIYSSVPSGYAYFNGTSMACPHVAGAAGQLMANGQTNDEARSTLESTAEDIGLSSNEQGNGLLDVAAALGFSSSDD comes from the coding sequence GTGGCGACCGCCGCGGGGAGCGGCCTGGCGGCCGCCAAGCCCGACGACACCGTCGAGGTGAACGTCGGGTTCAAGTCCAGTCGGGGTCGCTCGATGGCAAAGAGCCAGGCCACCGCGACGGTTCGAGAGTTCGACTCCATCGACGTGCTGACGATTCGGCTGCCGAAGAAGGCGGCGACTGCACTGGCGAGGAATCCGAACATCCGGTACGTCGAGGAAAACGGCACGATGGAAGCGCTGGCCCAGACCCTCCCGTGGGGTATCGACCGGGTCGACGCGGAGATCGCCCATCAGAACGGCGAGACGGGGTCCGGCGCCGACATCGCCATCGTCGACACCGGCATCGACGACGACCATCCCGACCTGCAGGCCAACCTCGGCGAGGGGAGGGCGTTCGTCGCCTGCGGCTCCGGCGGCTACTTCGGCAACTGCGCGTTCTCGGGCAACAGTAATGCCTGTAACAACGACTGGTCCGACGACAACGACCACGGTACCCACTGTGCGGGCATCGCCAACGCGGTCAACAACGGCGAGGGCGTCGTCGGCGTCTCGACCCAGGCGACCCTCCACGCCGTCAAGGTGCTGGACTGCGCCGGGAGCGGGTCGTTCTCGGACATCGCGGCCGGCGTCGAGTACGTCGCCAACCAGGGCTGGGACGTCGCCAGCCTCAGCCTCGGCGGCGACTCGGGGTCCCAGGCGCTCCACGACGCGATCAAGTACGCCGACAACAACGGCGTCCTGGTGGTCGCGGCGGCCGGCAACCCCGGTCCGTGCACGGACTGCGTGAAGTACCCCGCGAAGTACCCCGAGACGGTCGCCGTCAGCGCGACGACGCCCAGCGACAGCCTCGCGAGCTACTCCGCGCAGGGCCCGGAGGTCGATATCGCCGCGCCCGGCGGCGCGAGCGACAACAACGACAGCACCAGCATCTACTCGTCGGTCCCGAGCGGCTACGCCTACTTCAACGGCACGTCGATGGCCTGCCCGCACGTCGCGGGCGCGGCCGGCCAGTTGATGGCCAACGGACAGACCAACGACGAGGCACGGAGCACGCTCGAGAGCACCGCCGAGGACATCGGCCTGTCGAGCAACGAGCAGGGCAACGGCCTGCTCGACGTGGCGGCCGCGCTCGGATTCAGCTCCAGCGACGACTGA
- a CDS encoding DUF5803 family protein yields the protein MNRRLLLGFGALALLAVTAGCTSGIFGPGEISDKRLAQDADYDWNTTADVTLNVTSGEYHAVYEFSNRSKLSVYQYASLGDKQPVEVSAVQFRYPNGTVVKLEQKHVQKKQSRTVITPPSDYGTLAYTAPHRGKSFSTPAYVEGSYEVILPKGMRVGNFLLSQVRPDGYQTELDAETNRVHIRWTEDVTADSVVVRYYLARDLVIFAGLIAVGVLVALAGLAYYRLQIRRLEREREELGLNVDTGDEFDQGPPPGMG from the coding sequence ATGAATCGGCGACTCCTCCTCGGATTCGGCGCGCTCGCGCTGCTGGCGGTCACGGCCGGCTGTACCTCGGGCATCTTCGGGCCGGGGGAGATCAGCGACAAGCGCCTCGCGCAGGACGCGGACTACGACTGGAACACGACCGCCGACGTGACGCTCAACGTCACGAGCGGGGAGTACCACGCGGTGTACGAGTTCTCGAACCGCTCGAAGCTGAGCGTCTATCAGTACGCGTCGCTCGGCGACAAACAACCCGTCGAGGTGTCGGCGGTCCAGTTCCGGTATCCGAACGGGACGGTCGTGAAACTCGAACAGAAGCACGTCCAAAAGAAGCAGTCCCGGACCGTCATCACGCCGCCCAGCGACTACGGAACGCTCGCCTACACCGCACCCCACCGCGGAAAGTCGTTCAGCACGCCCGCCTACGTCGAGGGTTCCTACGAGGTCATTCTCCCGAAGGGGATGCGGGTCGGCAACTTCCTGTTGAGCCAGGTCCGCCCCGACGGGTATCAGACCGAACTCGACGCCGAAACGAACCGCGTGCACATCCGCTGGACGGAGGACGTGACCGCCGACAGCGTCGTCGTCCGGTACTACCTGGCCCGCGACCTCGTCATCTTCGCGGGACTCATCGCGGTCGGCGTGCTGGTGGCGCTGGCCGGACTGGCGTACTATCGGCTCCAGATTCGCCGACTCGAACGCGAGCGCGAGGAACTGGGGCTGAACGTCGATACCGGCGACGAGTTCGATCAGGGGCCGCCGCCGGGGATGGGGTAG
- a CDS encoding tRNA (cytidine(56)-2'-O)-methyltransferase, with amino-acid sequence MQGEPEVAVLRLGHRPGRDERMTTHVGLTARALGADRAILAGDASKSVDTVADITDRFGGPFDVELTDSPKAVIRDWNGPVVHLTMYGERIQDVEDDIRAAHGGATGDDGEPILAVVGSQKVSFDVYERADWNVGVTNQPHSEVAGLAVFLDRLFEGRELDRGWEDADRRVVPEATGKTVVPTDESANEPTDEPTDDE; translated from the coding sequence ATGCAAGGCGAACCCGAGGTCGCGGTCCTCCGCCTCGGCCACCGGCCCGGCCGCGACGAGCGGATGACCACCCACGTCGGCCTGACCGCCCGGGCGCTGGGCGCCGACCGCGCCATCCTGGCGGGCGACGCGAGCAAGTCGGTCGACACCGTCGCCGACATTACCGACCGGTTCGGCGGTCCCTTCGACGTCGAACTGACCGACTCGCCGAAGGCCGTCATCCGGGACTGGAACGGACCGGTCGTCCACCTCACGATGTACGGCGAGCGAATCCAGGACGTCGAGGACGACATTCGCGCCGCCCACGGCGGCGCGACAGGCGACGACGGTGAGCCGATTCTCGCGGTCGTCGGCTCCCAGAAGGTCTCGTTCGACGTGTACGAGCGCGCCGACTGGAACGTGGGCGTCACCAACCAGCCACACTCGGAGGTCGCGGGACTGGCGGTGTTCCTGGACCGCCTCTTCGAGGGCCGGGAACTCGACCGCGGATGGGAGGACGCCGACCGGCGTGTGGTCCCGGAGGCGACCGGCAAGACCGTCGTGCCGACCGACGAGTCGGCCAACGAGCCAACCGACGAACCGACCGACGACGAGTGA
- a CDS encoding BsuPI-related putative proteinase inhibitor: MTLRSSVTATVEADAVVFEFAVENPGDDPEEITFRSGLSADFVVFDDGEEVWRASDGRMFTQALRPHTFDAGATETFPGAWEDPDPGEYTVVATLDVTEEDLEAQTEFTVS; this comes from the coding sequence ATGACGCTACGGAGTTCGGTCACGGCGACGGTCGAGGCTGACGCGGTCGTCTTCGAGTTCGCGGTCGAGAATCCCGGCGACGACCCCGAGGAGATCACGTTCCGGAGCGGCCTGTCGGCCGACTTCGTGGTCTTCGATGACGGCGAGGAGGTCTGGCGGGCCAGCGACGGCCGGATGTTCACCCAGGCGCTCCGGCCCCACACGTTCGACGCCGGCGCGACCGAGACGTTCCCCGGCGCGTGGGAGGACCCTGACCCGGGCGAGTACACCGTCGTCGCGACGCTGGACGTCACCGAGGAGGACTTGGAGGCCCAAACCGAGTTTACGGTGTCGTAG
- a CDS encoding transcription factor, translated as MAFEDLLEDPVIQKYLHELVGPKGMPVAAAPPDGEVTDEELAEELDLELNDVRRALFILYENDLATYRRLRDEDSGWLTYLWTFEYDNIPGNLEEEMHRLLDALEQREDYERQHEFYLCEVCSIRFEFGEAMDFGFECPECGSPLESMENSRLVEAMERRIAELRDELNVEHLEEAEA; from the coding sequence ATGGCTTTTGAGGACTTACTGGAGGACCCGGTAATTCAGAAGTATCTTCACGAATTGGTCGGTCCGAAGGGAATGCCCGTCGCGGCGGCCCCGCCGGACGGCGAGGTCACCGACGAGGAACTCGCCGAGGAACTCGACCTCGAACTCAACGACGTGCGCCGGGCGCTGTTCATCCTCTACGAGAACGACCTGGCGACGTACCGCCGCCTGCGCGACGAGGACTCGGGGTGGCTGACGTACCTCTGGACGTTCGAGTACGACAACATCCCGGGCAACCTCGAAGAGGAGATGCACCGCCTGCTCGACGCGCTCGAACAGCGCGAGGACTACGAACGCCAGCACGAGTTCTACCTCTGTGAGGTGTGTTCGATCCGCTTCGAGTTCGGCGAGGCGATGGACTTCGGCTTCGAGTGCCCCGAGTGCGGGTCGCCGCTCGAATCGATGGAGAACTCCCGACTCGTGGAGGCGATGGAGCGACGAATCGCGGAACTGCGAGACGAACTCAACGTCGAACACCTCGAAGAGGCAGAAGCATAG
- a CDS encoding competence/damage-inducible protein A, with translation MQVALVTVGDELLAGDTVNTNAAWLGERLTERGASVERVVVVPDRVADIARVVNELRAEYDAVVVTGGLGPTHDDLTMEGVAAAVGVPVEEHPDAVAWIAEHDDYQRSDLTEGTTHLPRGSRLLENEVGVAPGCVVEGIYVLPGVPEEMKSMFERVAGEFSGERRHVETVRADEPESALIERLAELRERFDVTVGSYPGDHVRLKLSSTDPEELDRAATWLRERVAPVDERR, from the coding sequence ATGCAGGTAGCCCTCGTCACCGTCGGCGACGAACTGCTGGCGGGCGATACCGTGAACACGAACGCCGCGTGGCTCGGCGAGCGCCTCACGGAACGCGGCGCGAGCGTCGAACGGGTCGTCGTGGTCCCCGACCGGGTGGCCGACATCGCCCGGGTGGTCAACGAACTCCGCGCGGAGTACGACGCCGTGGTCGTGACGGGCGGTCTCGGCCCGACCCACGACGACCTGACGATGGAAGGGGTCGCCGCCGCGGTCGGCGTCCCGGTCGAAGAGCACCCCGACGCGGTCGCGTGGATAGCCGAGCACGACGACTATCAGCGCTCGGACCTCACCGAGGGAACGACCCACCTCCCGCGAGGGAGTCGACTCCTCGAAAACGAGGTCGGGGTCGCGCCGGGATGCGTCGTCGAGGGCATCTACGTCCTGCCGGGCGTCCCCGAGGAGATGAAGTCGATGTTCGAGCGCGTCGCCGGGGAGTTCTCCGGCGAGCGCCGGCACGTCGAGACGGTCAGGGCCGACGAACCCGAGAGCGCGTTGATCGAGCGACTTGCCGAACTTCGCGAGCGCTTCGACGTGACGGTCGGGAGCTACCCGGGCGACCACGTCCGGCTCAAACTGTCGAGCACCGACCCGGAGGAACTCGACCGGGCGGCGACGTGGCTCCGCGAACGCGTCGCTCCGGTCGACGAACGGCGGTAG